From the genome of Populus alba chromosome 10, ASM523922v2, whole genome shotgun sequence, one region includes:
- the LOC118057358 gene encoding rhomboid-like protein 14, mitochondrial has product MDRRGSLTKGMLPLLAIHAVSEYYRLPWKPPVTAALLGANTLIYLRPAFLRHILPSIDQVWFNPHLILKYRDLKRFLLSPFYHVSDSHLVYNMMSLLWKGIQLETSVGSVEFASMIAALLAMSQGITLLLARSLLLFFDYDKPFYSEYSAGFSGVLFAMKVVLNSQSESLTNVYGLVIPARHAAWAELILIQMFVPGVSFLGHLGGILAGILYLKLKRAYSGPDPLTLTIRTLTNVISWPLRFVRNLFQFRRGRISGRGSVGGRQTGRTMSGLWRCQACTYDNSSLLSVCEMCGTSRGARGLSSREFSSHSDDLTLEEIRLRRIERFG; this is encoded by the exons ATGGATAGAAGAGGAAGCTTAACAAAGGGAATGCTGCCGCTGCTGGCAATTCACGCTGTAAGCGAGTACTATAGGCTGCCATGGAAACCTCCCGTCACCGCGGCTCTTCTCGGTGCCAATACTCTCATCTATTTGAGGCCTGCTTTTCTCCGTCATATCCTTCCCTCTATCGATCAAGTCTGGTTTAATCCCCACCTCATTCTTAAG TATAGGGACCTGAAACGCTTCCTGCTCTCACCATTCTATCATGTGAGTGACTCTCATCTCGTTTACAACATGATGTCGCTCTTATGGAAGGGAATTCAATTGGAAACTTCTGTGGGAAGTGTTGAATTTGCATCTATGATTGCTGCTTTACTTGCTATGTCCCAGGGTATTACACTGTTGCTAGCCAGGtccctcctcctcttctttgaTTATGACAAACCTTTCTACTCTGAATATTCTGCTGGATTTTCTGGTGTTCTCTTTGCCATGAAAGTTGTCCTCAATTCTCAGTCCGAGAGTCTTACAAATGTCTATGGATTGGTCATACCGGCACGCCATGCTGCTTGGGCAGAGTTGATTCTTATCCAAATGTTTGTACCTGGCGTCTCATTTCTTGGCCACCTCGGTGGAATACTTGCTGGGATTCTCTATCTGAAGTTGAAGAGAGCGTATTCAGGTCCAGACCCACTCACTCTAACCATCAGAACCCTTACCAATGTAATAAGCTGGCCTCTGAGGTTTGTGAGGAATTTATTTCAATTCCGGCGAGGACGCATTTCTGGTCGTGGAAGTGTTGGTGGGAGGCAGACGGGAAGGACAATGTCAGGGCTGTGGAGATGCCAAGCATGTACATATGATAATTCGAGTCTGTTAAGTGTATGTGAGATGTGTGGGACAAGTCGGGGTGCTCGTGGATTGTCCTCCCGTGAATTTTCAAGCCATTCTGATGACCTTACATTGGAAGAAATACGTCTTCGAAGGATCGAAAGATTTGGTTGA
- the LOC118057359 gene encoding DEAD-box ATP-dependent RNA helicase 50 yields the protein MAHPLLVSLRPQSIIIAYHAHSHSHSHSHSHSHSHIELKLNRSSPRVLSLVRAVPHLQASASHSHLLDDLHHTPSPPSNKDDSGIETKGVAANFGKLKAHKLKLIARKAKQQFNKNQHFREEEEEEADKEPISRNSDERGVNRTSRHDIKPRKSDSKVAGTHISSSHSRGWGKGIDSRSMQVSMQRGHENDFFSRKSFRDLGCTDFMIESLKGQVFVRPSHIQAMAFAPVIDGKSCIIADQSGSGKTMAYLIPLIQRLRQEELQGLGQSLSQSPRVLILVPTAELASQVLNNCRSMSKHGVPFRSMVVTGGFRQRTQLENLEQGVDVLIATPGRFMFLIKEGFLKLQNLKCAVLDEIDILFNDENFEASLQGLINSSPVTTQYLFVTATLPVDVCNKLIEVFPDCEVIMGPGVHRTSARLEEILVDCSGEIEAEKTPETAFLNKKSALLQLVEQSPVSKTIIFCNKIETCRKVENALKRTDRKGTLVRVLPFHAALAQESRLANMKEFMNPSRPKEESLFLVCTDRASRGIDFSGVDHVVLFDFPRDPSEYVRRVGRTARGARGNGKAFIFAVGKQVFLARKIIQRNEKGHPLHDVPFAYEQVG from the exons ATGGCACATCCTCTTCTTGTAAGCTTGAGGCCCCAAAGCATTATCATCGCCTATCACGCCCACAGCCACAGCCACAGCCACAGCCACAGCCACAGCCACAGCCACattgaattgaaattgaataGAAGCAGTCCTAGGGTTTTGTCTTTGGTTAGAGCTGTCCCTCACCTTCAAGCCTCTGCTTCTCACTCTCACCTTCTCGATGATCTTCATCACACTCCTTCTCCTCCTTCAAATAAGGATGATTCAG GTATTGAAACTAAGGGAGTAGCTGCAAATTTTGGGAAACTAAAAGCACACAAGTTAAAACTTATTGCCAGAAAGGCAAAGCAACAATTCAACAAAAACCAACATTTtcgagaagaggaggaggaggaggcagaTAAAGAGCCCATCAGTAGGAATTCAGACGAGCGTGGTGTTAATAGGACATCAAGGCATGATATCAAACCTCGAAAATCCGATTCCAAAGTGGCTGGAACACATATTTCTTCTTCCCACTCAAGAGGTTGGGGTAAAGGAATCGACTCCAGATCAATGCAGGTTTCTATGCAACGAGGACATGAGAATGACTTCTTTAGTAGAAAATCATTTAGAGACCTGGGATGCACTGACTTTATGATTGAGTCTTTAAAAGGGCAGGTTTTTGTGCGCCCTTCTCATATTCAG GCCATGGCATTTGCACCTGTAATTGACGGGAAGAGCTGTATTATAGCAGACCAAAGTGGATCAGGGAAGACAATGGCATATCTCATACCTTTAATTCAACGTCTGAGGCAAGAAGAACTCCAAGGACTTGGTCAATCCTTATCTCAAAGTCCTCGAGTACTTATATTGGTGCCAACTGCTGAGTTGGCATCACAG GTTTTGAACAATTGCAGATCGATGTCAAAACACGGGGTTCCATTTCGGTCTATGGTTGTGACAGGTGGATTTCGACAGAGGACACAACTGGAAAATCTAGAACAAGGCGTTGATGTTCTAATAGCAACCCCTGGTCGCTTCATGTTCCTAATCAAAGAAGGCTTCTTGAAATTACAGAATCTTAAATG TGCTGTGCTAGATGAGATAGACATACTGTTCAATGATGAGAATTTTGAGGCTTCCCTGCAAGGCTTGATCAATTCTTCTCCTGTTACCACACAATATTTGTTTGTGACTGCAACTTTACCTGTAGATGTATGCAATAAACTCATTGAAGTCTTTCCTGATTGTGAAGTCATCATGGGACCTGGTGTGCATCGTACAAGTGCCAGGCTTGAAGAG ATTCTAGTAGATTGCAGTGGAGAAATTGAGGCAGAAAAAACTCCTGAGACAGCATTTCTCAATAAGAAATCTGCTCTTCTGCAACTGGTGGAGCAAAGTCCAGTTTcgaaaacaattattttctgTAATAAG ATTGAGACTTGCAGAAAGGTAGAGAATGCATTAAAACGTACTGATAGAAAAGGGACTCTTGTTCGAGTTCTACCATTCCATGCTGCTCTGGCACAAGAATCACGTCTCGCAAATATGAAGGAGTTCATGAATCCTTCTCGGCCCAAAGAAGAGTCTCTCTTTTTGGTTTGCACTGATAG AGCATCGCGTGGAATTGACTTTTCTGGTGTGGATCATGTGGTACTCTTTGACTTTCCACGTGATCCAAGTGAATATGTGCGCCGTGTTGGAAGGACTGCCAGGGGTGCCAGAGGAAACGGGAAAGCTTTTATCTTTGCTGTTGGGAAGCAAGTTTTTCTTGCACGAAAGATAATACAGAGAAATGAAAAAGGTCACCCGTTGCATGATGTGCCATTTGCGTATGAGCAGGTGGGTTAA